A genomic region of Paenibacillus sp. PL2-23 contains the following coding sequences:
- the htpG gene encoding molecular chaperone HtpG: protein MAKKQFQAESKRLLEMMINSIYTQKEIFLRELISNASDAIDKIYYKALTDDGLVFNKEDYYIKVTADKEGRTLTIADTGIGMTAEELENNLGVIAKSGSLAFKKENEAKDGHNIIGQFGVGFYSAFMVADELIVTSKALGSEEAYRWTSTGADGYTITPAEKDSVGTEIVMKIKENTEDEQYDEFLEPYRLKAIIKKYSDFIRYPIKMDMKSQKPVEGSEELEEVVEEQTLNSMVPIWRRNKNELTENDYIAFYSEKRYGFDKPLKHQHISADGAVVYNAILYIPESAPFDYYTKEYAKGLELYSNGVLIMEKCADLLPDYYSFVKGMVDSEDLSLNISRELLQHDRQLKLIAKNIKNKIKGMLQSMLKDDRDNYEKFYKVFGRQLKFGVYNDYGMNKGDLQELLLFTSSKEKKLVSLDEYIARMPEDQKYIYYASGDSIDRIEKLPQIELVLDKGYEILYFTDDIDEFAIKMIMNYKEKEFKSVSSGDLGIEQDAEEKEAESEENDNKALFEAMQELLSGKVKAVKASKRLKSHPVCLSAEGDLSIEMEKILKAMPDSGDIKADKVLEINVGHDVFQSLKRTFEGDKEKFNLYTQLLYNQALLIEGLTIQDPVEFTNDICKVMV, encoded by the coding sequence ATGGCTAAGAAGCAATTCCAAGCGGAATCGAAACGATTGCTGGAGATGATGATTAACTCCATCTATACCCAGAAGGAAATTTTTTTGAGAGAGCTGATCTCCAATGCGAGCGACGCCATCGACAAAATTTATTATAAAGCGCTGACGGATGATGGACTGGTCTTTAACAAAGAGGATTATTACATCAAGGTAACCGCGGACAAAGAGGGCCGGACACTGACGATTGCCGATACAGGCATCGGCATGACGGCAGAAGAGCTGGAGAACAATCTGGGCGTTATCGCGAAGAGCGGCTCGCTGGCCTTCAAGAAGGAGAATGAAGCCAAGGATGGCCACAACATTATTGGTCAATTCGGCGTAGGCTTCTATTCCGCGTTTATGGTTGCTGACGAATTGATTGTGACAAGCAAGGCGCTGGGAAGCGAAGAGGCCTATCGCTGGACCTCGACAGGAGCAGATGGCTACACGATTACACCTGCGGAGAAGGATAGCGTAGGAACGGAAATCGTGATGAAGATCAAGGAGAATACAGAGGACGAGCAGTATGATGAGTTCCTGGAGCCTTACCGTCTGAAGGCTATTATCAAAAAGTATTCCGACTTCATCCGTTATCCCATTAAGATGGATATGAAGAGCCAGAAGCCGGTGGAAGGCAGCGAGGAGCTGGAAGAGGTTGTTGAGGAGCAGACGCTGAACAGCATGGTGCCGATCTGGCGCCGCAACAAAAACGAGCTGACGGAAAACGATTATATCGCCTTCTACAGCGAGAAGCGTTATGGCTTCGACAAGCCGCTCAAGCATCAGCATATTAGCGCAGACGGTGCGGTTGTCTACAACGCCATTCTGTACATTCCGGAGAGCGCGCCTTTCGATTACTACACGAAGGAATACGCCAAGGGCCTGGAGCTGTATTCCAACGGCGTTCTGATAATGGAGAAATGCGCGGATCTCCTGCCGGACTACTACAGCTTTGTCAAAGGCATGGTGGATTCCGAGGATTTGTCGCTCAATATCTCCCGCGAGCTGCTGCAGCATGATCGTCAGCTGAAGCTGATCGCCAAGAACATTAAAAACAAAATTAAAGGCATGCTGCAGTCCATGCTTAAGGACGACCGTGACAACTACGAGAAGTTCTACAAGGTCTTCGGCCGTCAGCTGAAGTTCGGCGTGTACAACGATTACGGCATGAACAAAGGCGATCTGCAGGAGCTGCTGCTCTTCACTTCCTCCAAGGAGAAGAAGCTTGTCAGCTTGGACGAATACATTGCCCGGATGCCGGAGGATCAGAAGTATATTTATTATGCTTCTGGCGATTCCATCGACCGAATCGAGAAGCTTCCGCAAATCGAGCTGGTGCTGGATAAGGGTTATGAAATCTTGTATTTCACCGACGACATCGACGAGTTTGCGATCAAGATGATCATGAACTACAAGGAGAAGGAATTCAAATCGGTATCCAGCGGAGACCTCGGTATTGAACAGGATGCCGAAGAGAAAGAGGCAGAGTCGGAGGAGAACGACAACAAGGCTCTGTTCGAGGCGATGCAGGAGCTGCTTAGCGGCAAGGTGAAGGCGGTTAAGGCCTCCAAGCGACTGAAGAGCCATCCGGTATGTCTAAGCGCTGAAGGCGATCTCTCGATCGAGATGGAAAAAATATTGAAGGCCATGCCAGACAGCGGCGATATCAAGGCTGACAAGGTGCTCGAGATCAATGTGGGCCACGATGTGTTCCAATCCTTGAAGAGAACGTTCGAGGGCGACAAGGAGAAGTTCAATCTGTACACGCAGCTGCTTTATAATCAAGCGCTGCTGATCGAAGGGCTGACCATTCAGGACCCTGTTGAATTTACAAACGATATCTGTAAGGTTATGGTGTAG
- a CDS encoding CBS domain-containing protein — MKQVKDLMSTHCQTVTLQDNVYEAAVLMAEHDIGFVPVVETNDATKLIGAITDRDLVVRGYARKQPGSCAVSEVMSEAIVTVSSTTDAEEAADIMAANQIRRLPVVDNGKLVGVISLGDLALGRTTGRDAGQALSEISEHEQPTLLQ, encoded by the coding sequence TTGAAACAGGTCAAGGATTTAATGTCCACTCATTGCCAGACAGTCACTTTGCAAGACAATGTGTATGAGGCAGCCGTATTGATGGCCGAGCACGACATCGGTTTTGTTCCCGTTGTGGAGACGAATGACGCAACCAAGCTGATTGGCGCGATTACCGACCGGGATTTGGTTGTGCGCGGCTATGCCCGCAAGCAGCCGGGCTCCTGCGCGGTAAGCGAAGTTATGAGCGAAGCGATTGTGACGGTATCCTCCACAACCGATGCCGAGGAAGCAGCCGACATTATGGCCGCTAATCAAATTCGCCGTCTGCCGGTTGTCGACAACGGGAAGCTGGTTGGCGTCATCTCGCTTGGCGACCTTGCGCTCGGCAGAACGACTGGCAGGGACGCCGGACAAGCGTTAAGCGAAATTTCCGAGCATGAGCAGCCTACCCTCCTGCAATAA
- a CDS encoding HAD family hydrolase: protein MANQARKAIFFDVDDTLYDHMAPFRKAVWSWIPQGERAAFPFEQAYHRLRYYSDMLSLKLGGAGVMGDELASGMRRERFKLTLEEFGVAVSAEEAEEIQAAYLACQFDIDMFPGARELLTQLQENGCIVGLITNGAEEHQRQKIEAMGLHKLLPEDRIFISGAAGWDKPDPRLFRHVNELTGTLPGSSLYIGDSWRNDVIGALSAEWSVIWFNHRGAAPESEHEPQHVAICYDELMRLIL, encoded by the coding sequence ATGGCGAATCAGGCTCGCAAGGCGATTTTTTTTGATGTGGATGATACGTTATACGATCATATGGCTCCGTTCCGCAAGGCGGTATGGAGCTGGATACCCCAGGGGGAGCGTGCGGCCTTCCCGTTCGAGCAGGCGTATCACCGCCTTCGCTATTATAGCGATATGCTGTCGCTGAAGCTGGGCGGAGCGGGTGTGATGGGAGACGAGCTGGCCAGCGGCATGCGGCGTGAGCGGTTCAAGCTGACGCTGGAGGAATTCGGCGTGGCAGTGAGCGCGGAGGAAGCGGAGGAGATACAAGCCGCCTATCTGGCCTGCCAATTCGATATAGACATGTTCCCTGGAGCAAGGGAGCTGCTGACCCAGTTGCAGGAGAATGGCTGTATAGTGGGCTTAATCACGAACGGAGCAGAGGAGCATCAGCGCCAAAAAATTGAAGCCATGGGGCTGCACAAGCTTCTGCCGGAGGACAGAATCTTTATATCAGGCGCGGCAGGATGGGACAAGCCGGACCCTAGGCTGTTCCGTCATGTGAACGAGCTGACAGGAACGCTTCCGGGCAGCTCGCTATATATCGGAGATTCGTGGCGCAACGACGTCATCGGCGCGCTGAGCGCCGAATGGTCGGTTATCTGGTTTAATCACCGCGGCGCGGCTCCCGAGTCGGAGCACGAGCCGCAGCATGTGGCGATATGCTATGACGAGCTGATGAGGCTCATCCTTTAA